A genomic window from Cytobacillus suaedae includes:
- a CDS encoding NERD domain-containing protein: MVNKSKKVYKLEALLRRLSPYHEARPKIEEELAITKAGDRGEQSLDYHLKLISIKNSHILRGIRLRHFEDLYFQMDTLILTKRFILNLDAKNMSGTLFFDRDFDQLIRTSHDGKVEAFLDPILQVKRQELQLKSWLKRNKYPPIPIISLVLITNPSSIIKADPQHIKSVQKVVIHSANFPFILESFDKSFQKEILTSSQVNKLSKHIIKENTPLVPDYLEKFKIRLSDLLTGVYCSTCNMFPLIRRKKKWFCPSCKVYSGDAHIETLIDYYFLKGETITSKECREFLQIKSKDVSCRLLASLELEFTGNYKGRVYHLSSLINRLDWR; the protein is encoded by the coding sequence TTGGTTAATAAAAGTAAAAAAGTATATAAATTAGAGGCTCTTTTAAGGCGGCTTTCACCTTACCATGAGGCTAGGCCCAAAATTGAGGAAGAGTTAGCAATCACTAAAGCTGGAGACAGAGGAGAACAATCATTAGATTATCACTTAAAACTCATTTCAATCAAAAACTCTCATATTCTTAGAGGGATTCGCTTAAGGCATTTTGAAGATTTATATTTCCAGATGGATACTCTTATTTTAACGAAGAGATTTATTTTAAATCTTGATGCAAAAAATATGTCCGGTACCTTATTTTTTGACCGTGATTTTGACCAACTTATTCGAACCTCCCATGATGGAAAAGTAGAAGCATTTTTAGATCCAATTTTACAGGTGAAAAGACAGGAGCTACAATTAAAGTCCTGGCTTAAAAGGAATAAGTATCCACCTATCCCCATAATATCCCTTGTTCTGATAACAAATCCCTCATCAATTATAAAAGCAGATCCTCAGCATATTAAATCCGTACAAAAAGTAGTTATTCATAGTGCTAATTTCCCATTTATCTTGGAATCATTTGATAAATCTTTTCAAAAAGAAATTCTAACCTCTTCACAAGTCAACAAACTTTCGAAACACATCATAAAGGAGAACACACCTCTGGTCCCCGACTATCTAGAAAAATTTAAAATAAGACTATCTGATCTTTTAACAGGGGTTTACTGTTCAACATGTAACATGTTTCCACTAATTAGACGTAAAAAGAAATGGTTTTGCCCGTCTTGCAAAGTATACTCTGGAGATGCTCATATTGAAACTTTGATAGATTACTATTTCTTAAAGGGGGAGACCATAACTAGTAAAGAATGTCGTGAATTTTTACAAATTAAATCGAAGGATGTTTCATGTAGGCTACTAGCCTCACTTGAATTAGAGTTTACAGGTAATTATAAAGGTAGAGTGTATCATCTTAGTTCTCTAATAAATAGACTAGATTGGAGATAG